In Paraburkholderia bryophila, a single genomic region encodes these proteins:
- the gspI gene encoding type II secretion system minor pseudopilin GspI: protein MRARATTGESGGFTLIEVLIALAIVAIALGAVLRAIGSLASDTDSARARLLALWSADNALAAIRISSSWPPVGRSTFACPQGQYPFVCRQVVTAFESPLVRQVTVSVLPSASSRSVLAEVVTVVQDEARH, encoded by the coding sequence ATGCGTGCGCGCGCAACGACCGGCGAGTCCGGTGGCTTCACGCTCATCGAAGTGCTGATCGCGCTCGCGATCGTCGCCATTGCGCTGGGCGCGGTGCTGCGCGCGATCGGCTCCCTCGCGTCGGACACCGACAGTGCGCGCGCACGTTTGCTCGCGCTGTGGAGCGCGGACAATGCACTGGCGGCCATCCGTATTTCATCCAGTTGGCCGCCCGTGGGACGCAGCACCTTCGCCTGTCCGCAGGGACAGTATCCGTTCGTCTGTCGTCAGGTGGTGACGGCGTTCGAAAGCCCGCTGGTGCGTCAGGTGACGGTGAGCGTGTTGCCGTCCGCGTCGAGCCGCAGCGTCCTCGCCGAAGTCGTGACCGTGGTGCAGGATGAAGCGCGTCACTAG
- a CDS encoding PulJ/GspJ family protein — MKRVTSPRGAPRAKGFTLIEMLVAITLLAVIALLSWRGLDATIRGRDDIAASLGQTRLIGRYFSQMQYDLLNLVTADEVFGPPLRIRPNELVLVRHLGIGSGPTQVQVVRYQLKGRELIRSASQPLSSLADLDDALQHMDQFARIVVSDNARSMQLAVWIAPDGWTSSQPAVEAAYTRFLSQHGISNITSLGMPLPRGLKFTVALGSPPVEFVRMIPIGQ; from the coding sequence ATGAAGCGCGTCACTAGCCCGCGCGGCGCGCCGCGAGCGAAGGGCTTCACGCTGATCGAGATGCTGGTCGCGATCACGCTGCTCGCCGTGATTGCGCTGCTGTCGTGGCGCGGCCTCGACGCGACGATTCGCGGACGCGACGACATCGCCGCGAGCCTCGGCCAGACGCGGCTGATCGGCCGATACTTCTCGCAGATGCAATACGACCTGCTGAACCTCGTCACCGCCGACGAGGTGTTCGGACCGCCCTTGCGCATCCGGCCCAATGAACTCGTGCTGGTTCGGCACCTCGGCATCGGCAGCGGGCCGACCCAGGTGCAGGTGGTGCGCTATCAGTTGAAGGGCCGCGAACTCATCCGCAGCGCCTCACAGCCGCTCAGCTCGCTCGCCGATCTCGACGACGCCCTGCAGCACATGGATCAATTCGCGCGCATTGTTGTCAGCGACAACGCGCGCTCGATGCAACTGGCGGTGTGGATCGCGCCGGACGGCTGGACCTCCAGTCAGCCGGCCGTCGAGGCAGCGTATACGCGTTTTCTGTCGCAGCACGGCATCAGCAATATCACGTCGCTCGGTATGCCGTTACCGCGTGGCCTCAAGTTCACCGTCGCGCTCGGCAGTCCGCCGGTCGAATTCGTGCGGATGATTCCGATCGGGCAATAA
- a CDS encoding tetratricopeptide repeat protein yields the protein MGYSQDTRAGAQSGDASAMRRSVANLSRAKDWHAAGRFDEAAREYEALLANDPDNPDLLHLYGVLHYQRGAVADAESLLRQSIALAPTARALSDLGAVLAESGRADAGLAQFDAALRLDPLDIQTLVRKGNTLTALRRHAAALDAFDRVLSISPLVLDALCNRGGALRALGRREEAVDTYDRALVVDTASFESWFNRGLVLRELQRTAEALQCFERAIAIQPGNAVMLSMRGQCLVDLGRLNEALAAFNEAIAAEPGMIEALYNSAVALDRLGRSAEAIGRCARVLALEPQHAHALTCCANAMLQLKRYDAALSNYDLALKIDPDAAEIHCNRGTALRYLKRYDDALASYDAALARDHRFGEAWTNRSNVLQDLHRYDEAMSALDKAMLIRPDHATHFFSRGNLHYDTGRHDAAQAAYDRAIELKADYVDAHFARASLYLAQGNFARGWAGYEWRLRDAELARHYRPFAQPLWRGDEPLDGKTILIYAEQGFGDTLQFCRYAPQLAALGARVVLEVQPALRKLMTTLAGPAQVLARGEPLPAFDYQCPLLSLPFALRTELSSIPRHTPYLHADPERARQFAERLGNGRRPRIGLAWSGNPEHRNDHNRSIDFAQLAPLFALDVDWISLQKTVREQDEALLGDSPLIRIDGELDDFADTAALIRSLDLVISVDSAVAHLAGALGQPVWVLLSDPAEWRWLRERADSPWYPDARLFRQSTPGQWGSVIEAVKVAIGQPDAED from the coding sequence GTGGGATACTCACAAGACACGCGAGCCGGCGCGCAGAGCGGCGACGCGTCGGCCATGCGGCGAAGCGTGGCGAATTTATCGCGGGCCAAAGATTGGCATGCGGCAGGGCGCTTCGATGAAGCGGCGCGCGAGTATGAAGCGCTGCTGGCCAACGACCCCGACAACCCCGATCTATTGCACCTCTACGGCGTGCTGCACTATCAGCGCGGCGCGGTGGCCGACGCCGAGTCGTTGCTGCGCCAATCGATTGCGTTGGCGCCCACCGCGCGCGCGCTGTCCGATCTCGGCGCGGTGCTGGCCGAATCCGGACGGGCCGACGCCGGCCTCGCGCAGTTCGACGCCGCGTTGCGGCTCGATCCGCTCGACATCCAGACGCTGGTGCGCAAGGGCAATACGCTGACGGCGCTGCGTCGCCATGCGGCGGCGCTCGATGCGTTCGACCGTGTGCTGTCGATCTCGCCGCTCGTGCTCGACGCGTTGTGCAATCGCGGCGGCGCGTTGCGCGCGTTGGGGCGCCGCGAGGAAGCGGTCGATACGTACGATCGCGCGCTCGTCGTCGATACGGCCTCGTTCGAATCGTGGTTCAACCGTGGCCTGGTGCTGCGCGAATTGCAGCGCACCGCCGAGGCGCTGCAATGCTTCGAGCGAGCGATTGCAATCCAGCCCGGCAATGCGGTGATGCTGTCGATGCGCGGCCAGTGTCTGGTGGACCTCGGTCGGCTGAACGAAGCGCTCGCGGCCTTCAACGAAGCCATCGCAGCCGAGCCCGGCATGATCGAGGCGCTCTACAACAGCGCGGTCGCACTCGACCGCCTTGGGCGATCCGCAGAAGCGATCGGCCGCTGCGCGCGGGTGCTGGCGTTGGAGCCGCAGCATGCGCACGCGTTGACCTGTTGCGCCAATGCGATGCTGCAATTGAAGCGCTACGACGCGGCGTTGTCGAACTACGACCTCGCGCTGAAGATCGACCCCGACGCGGCCGAAATTCACTGCAACCGCGGCACCGCATTGCGCTATCTGAAGCGCTACGACGACGCGCTCGCCAGTTACGACGCAGCGCTCGCGCGCGACCACCGTTTCGGCGAAGCGTGGACCAACCGCAGCAACGTGCTGCAGGATCTGCATCGCTACGACGAAGCGATGAGCGCGCTCGACAAGGCGATGCTTATCCGACCGGACCACGCGACCCACTTTTTCAGTCGCGGCAATCTCCACTACGACACCGGACGTCACGACGCAGCGCAAGCCGCCTACGACCGCGCGATCGAACTGAAGGCGGACTACGTCGACGCGCATTTCGCGCGGGCCTCGCTGTATCTCGCGCAAGGCAACTTCGCGCGAGGCTGGGCCGGCTACGAATGGCGTCTGCGGGACGCTGAGCTGGCGCGACACTATCGCCCGTTCGCGCAACCGTTGTGGCGCGGCGACGAGCCGCTCGACGGCAAGACGATCCTGATCTACGCGGAACAGGGCTTCGGCGACACGCTGCAGTTCTGCCGCTACGCGCCGCAGCTAGCGGCGCTGGGCGCGCGCGTGGTGCTCGAAGTCCAGCCGGCGTTGCGCAAGCTGATGACGACGCTGGCAGGTCCCGCACAAGTGCTCGCGCGAGGCGAGCCGCTGCCGGCCTTCGACTATCAGTGTCCGCTGCTCAGCCTGCCGTTTGCGTTGCGCACGGAACTATCGAGCATCCCGCGTCATACGCCGTATCTGCATGCGGACCCGGAGCGCGCGCGGCAATTCGCTGAACGGCTTGGCAACGGGCGTCGTCCGCGCATCGGGCTGGCGTGGTCCGGCAATCCCGAGCATCGCAACGACCACAACCGTTCGATCGATTTCGCGCAGCTCGCGCCGCTGTTCGCGCTGGACGTCGACTGGATCAGCCTGCAAAAGACCGTGCGCGAGCAGGACGAAGCGTTGCTCGGCGACTCGCCCCTCATCCGCATCGACGGCGAACTCGACGATTTCGCCGACACCGCGGCGCTGATCCGTTCGCTCGATCTGGTGATCTCCGTCGACTCGGCGGTCGCGCATCTGGCCGGCGCGTTGGGTCAGCCGGTCTGGGTGCTGTTGTCGGACCCGGCCGAATGGCGCTGGCTGCGCGAACGCGCGGACAGTCCGTGGTATCCCGACGCGCGGCTGTTCCGGCAAAGCACGCCGGGTCAGTGGGGCAGCGTGATCGAAGCGGTCAAGGTGGCCATCGGCCAGCCGGACGCAGAAGACTGA
- a CDS encoding tetratricopeptide repeat protein: protein MTSNGEGTTLAIQTDFARAQDEVPKPDAAQLDRLLQRARKAHAEGGLDKAEAAYAELLMLDPAHAEALHLLGAVRFQQGRLEEADALMSRSIERQPVALALANHSAVLLGLGRTQEALSRLDEALALNPGHQRALFQRAGLLAQLGRHDDALAAYDRLLDINPGSAEALLKRSESLRALGRAADALVCCDRALSIAGRSFDVLRERGRVLRELGRFQHATDNYGLALSLVPGSAEVLFLRGVAFLDLHEPGNALADFNAAMAASPSFVDAIYNSSVALEQLGRHQETLARCDRVLAIEPNHAKAHANRGNAACHLGRDGDGAQSYARALDVEPDSLGVLCNYASALISIKRHDDARQACERALALEPDYVPAWFTRGRVSLETHRYDDALDDFAHVLEATPRDKLAHFHTGNALRSLRRHEEAKAAYAQAIDIDPDYVLAHCLRAFLCLSIGDFEAGWSEYEWRWRDAQLDGSRREFVQPRWTHGMPLAGRTILLYAEQGLGDTLQFCRYVPLVKALGATVVLEVQRELTGLLESLDGVDALVVRGGPLPPFDLHCPLLSLPLEFRTEQASIPAEVPYLRADAAHVARWGERLGVLQRPRIGLVWSGNPLHLNDRNRSMPLADLLPLLDDSFEWISLQKVVRDEDQTALVASPIRHVGDQIEDFADTAALTALMDYVVSVDTSVAHLAGALGRPLAVLLPHTPDFRWMLDRDDNPWYPGTRLFRQAEAGNWAPVVEAVKAALPVLVNGAGR, encoded by the coding sequence ATGACATCGAATGGGGAAGGGACGACGCTCGCGATCCAGACAGATTTCGCGCGGGCGCAGGACGAGGTCCCGAAGCCCGACGCCGCGCAGCTCGACCGTCTGTTGCAACGCGCGCGCAAGGCGCACGCCGAGGGTGGCCTCGACAAAGCGGAGGCCGCGTACGCCGAGTTGCTGATGCTCGACCCCGCGCATGCGGAAGCGCTGCATCTGCTGGGCGCGGTGCGTTTCCAGCAGGGACGGCTGGAGGAAGCCGATGCGTTGATGAGCCGCTCGATCGAGCGGCAACCGGTCGCGCTCGCGCTCGCCAATCACTCTGCCGTGCTGCTGGGTCTTGGGCGTACGCAAGAAGCGCTGTCACGGCTCGATGAAGCGCTGGCGCTCAATCCCGGCCATCAACGCGCGCTGTTTCAGCGCGCGGGTCTGCTCGCGCAACTGGGCCGTCACGACGATGCGCTCGCCGCATACGACCGCTTGCTCGACATCAATCCGGGTTCCGCCGAGGCGCTGCTCAAGCGCAGCGAATCGTTGCGCGCGCTGGGGCGTGCTGCCGACGCGCTGGTCTGCTGCGACCGCGCGTTGTCGATAGCCGGCCGTTCCTTCGACGTATTGCGCGAACGCGGACGCGTCTTGCGCGAGCTGGGCCGTTTCCAGCACGCGACGGATAACTACGGTCTGGCGTTGTCGCTCGTGCCGGGCAGTGCGGAGGTTCTGTTCCTGAGAGGCGTCGCGTTTCTCGATCTGCACGAACCCGGCAACGCACTCGCCGACTTCAACGCGGCGATGGCGGCGAGCCCGAGCTTCGTGGATGCGATCTACAACAGTTCGGTCGCGCTGGAACAGCTTGGGCGGCATCAGGAAACCCTCGCGCGTTGCGACCGCGTGCTCGCCATCGAGCCGAATCATGCGAAGGCGCATGCGAACCGCGGCAACGCGGCGTGTCATCTGGGCCGCGACGGCGACGGCGCGCAGAGCTATGCGCGCGCTCTCGACGTCGAGCCGGACAGCCTCGGCGTGTTGTGCAATTACGCGAGCGCGCTGATCAGCATCAAGCGGCACGACGACGCGCGGCAGGCCTGCGAACGCGCGCTTGCGCTCGAACCGGACTATGTGCCCGCGTGGTTCACGCGTGGGCGTGTGTCGCTGGAAACACACCGCTACGACGACGCGCTCGACGACTTCGCGCACGTGCTGGAAGCAACGCCGCGCGACAAGCTCGCGCATTTTCACACCGGCAATGCGCTGCGTTCCTTGCGCCGTCACGAGGAAGCGAAAGCGGCCTACGCGCAGGCTATCGACATCGATCCGGACTACGTGCTCGCGCACTGCCTGCGCGCGTTTCTGTGTCTGTCGATCGGCGACTTCGAGGCCGGTTGGAGCGAATACGAATGGCGCTGGCGCGACGCGCAACTCGATGGCAGCCGCCGCGAGTTCGTGCAGCCGAGGTGGACGCACGGCATGCCGCTCGCGGGCCGCACGATCCTGCTGTATGCGGAGCAGGGTCTCGGCGACACGCTGCAATTCTGCCGCTATGTGCCGCTCGTGAAGGCGCTCGGCGCGACGGTGGTGCTCGAAGTGCAGCGTGAGTTGACCGGGCTGCTGGAAAGCCTCGACGGCGTCGACGCGCTGGTCGTGCGCGGCGGCCCGCTGCCGCCGTTCGATCTGCATTGTCCGTTGCTGAGTCTGCCGCTCGAGTTCCGCACCGAACAGGCGTCGATTCCCGCCGAGGTGCCGTATTTGCGGGCCGATGCTGCGCATGTCGCGCGCTGGGGCGAGCGGCTTGGTGTGTTGCAACGGCCGCGTATCGGCCTCGTGTGGTCGGGCAATCCGCTGCATCTGAACGACCGCAACCGGTCGATGCCGCTCGCCGATCTGCTGCCGCTACTCGACGACTCATTCGAATGGATCAGCCTGCAAAAGGTGGTGCGCGACGAGGATCAAACAGCGCTCGTCGCGAGTCCGATCCGTCACGTGGGCGATCAGATCGAGGACTTTGCCGACACGGCCGCGCTGACCGCGTTGATGGACTACGTGGTGAGTGTCGACACGTCGGTTGCGCATCTTGCGGGCGCGTTGGGGCGGCCGCTTGCTGTTTTGTTGCCGCATACGCCGGACTTCCGCTGGATGCTCGATCGCGACGACAACCCGTGGTATCCGGGTACGCGACTTTTCCGCCAGGCCGAGGCGGGCAATTGGGCGCCGGTCGTCGAAGCCGTGAAGGCGGCGTTGCCTGTGCTCGTGAATGGAGCGGGCCGATGA
- a CDS encoding tetratricopeptide repeat protein — protein MSRQSAQDAVSPFAPVASASAVQVAIADSLRNARALLEKNDLGAARRLYEGVLTLSPDNVEALHLLGLVCLRQGDAARAEPLIGRSMRAGLRQAWNFTNHGAALVGVGRYRDALAVLDEALKLDPAHPPAHMAVGDALLGLERFDEAIAAYDRSLQRAPVQAQAWSRRGAALRALGRPADALISLERALKLDANDAVTHAERGHALREVGRRDEALRQYRLAMVVCGRSPALLLATGIALTELGRAAEALTILDEGLQLAPDDKTLLYASCVALDMLHARAELLRRCDRLLAIDREQSAAWVGRGNALLGLDRHQEAAEAYREALKRAPGHVDALRNHAAALRALGRHDEALDDYDRALALTGAHPELLYNRAVTLQQLARYDEATDSHAKAASAPADTAQHLYTRAVALQQIGEHEAALRAYVQACERDPHHGAARRSEAYCRLLMGDMEAGWPLHEARWHATDVALHRRHADRPLWLGVEPIAGKTVLLHAEQGYGDTLQFCRYANLVQAKGATVILQAPRELATLLASLRDVSCIVSEDDAIPPFDFQVPLMSLPLAFRTTLDTIPAPGAYLHADARRRDEWRRRVDAIATPHKLKIGLAWSGNPRHNNDENRSLSFAELAPLFALDATFVSLQPQVRERDRAALAASQVVCFDDALVDFADTAALIDALDGVITVDTSVAHLAGAVGRPVWILLPRAPDWRWLLERDDSPWYPNARLFRQARPGDWPAVIERVGNALLEMMPAGDVAAA, from the coding sequence ATGAGCCGGCAGAGCGCGCAGGACGCCGTCTCTCCGTTTGCGCCGGTGGCGAGCGCGAGTGCCGTGCAGGTGGCTATCGCCGATTCGTTGCGCAATGCGCGCGCGCTGCTGGAGAAGAACGACCTCGGCGCGGCGCGGCGTCTGTACGAAGGCGTGCTGACCCTGTCGCCCGATAACGTCGAGGCGCTGCATCTGCTGGGACTCGTCTGTTTGCGTCAGGGCGACGCGGCGCGCGCGGAGCCGCTGATCGGACGCTCGATGCGCGCGGGTTTGCGGCAAGCCTGGAACTTCACGAATCACGGCGCGGCGCTGGTCGGCGTGGGCCGTTATCGCGACGCGCTCGCCGTGCTCGACGAGGCGTTGAAACTCGACCCCGCGCATCCGCCCGCTCACATGGCGGTCGGCGATGCGCTGCTCGGACTCGAACGTTTCGACGAAGCCATCGCGGCCTACGACCGTTCGCTGCAACGCGCACCCGTGCAAGCGCAGGCGTGGAGCCGTCGCGGTGCCGCGCTGCGCGCGCTGGGCCGGCCTGCCGATGCATTGATCAGCCTGGAGCGCGCGTTGAAGCTCGATGCCAACGACGCCGTCACGCATGCCGAGCGCGGTCACGCGCTGCGTGAAGTCGGCCGTCGTGACGAAGCGTTGCGGCAATACCGGCTCGCAATGGTCGTCTGTGGGCGCAGTCCGGCGTTGCTGCTGGCCACGGGCATCGCGTTGACGGAGTTGGGGCGTGCCGCCGAGGCGCTGACGATCCTGGACGAAGGCCTGCAACTCGCGCCCGACGACAAGACGCTGCTATACGCAAGCTGCGTCGCGCTCGACATGCTGCATGCGCGCGCGGAACTGCTGCGGCGTTGCGACCGGCTGCTTGCTATCGATCGCGAGCAGTCGGCCGCGTGGGTGGGGCGCGGCAACGCGCTGCTCGGGCTCGACCGTCATCAGGAAGCGGCGGAAGCCTATAGGGAAGCGCTCAAACGCGCCCCCGGACATGTCGACGCGCTGCGCAACCACGCGGCGGCACTGCGCGCGCTCGGCCGCCACGACGAAGCGCTCGACGACTACGATCGCGCGCTCGCGCTGACCGGTGCGCATCCCGAGTTGCTGTACAACCGAGCGGTCACGCTGCAACAACTGGCGCGCTACGACGAGGCGACGGATAGTCACGCGAAAGCCGCCAGCGCCCCCGCCGATACCGCGCAACATCTCTATACGCGCGCGGTCGCGTTGCAGCAGATCGGCGAGCACGAGGCCGCGCTGCGCGCCTACGTGCAGGCCTGCGAACGCGATCCGCATCATGGCGCGGCGCGTCGCTCCGAGGCGTACTGTCGCTTGCTGATGGGTGACATGGAGGCCGGCTGGCCTCTGCACGAAGCACGCTGGCACGCCACCGACGTGGCGCTGCACCGGCGTCACGCCGATCGTCCGCTGTGGCTCGGCGTCGAGCCGATTGCGGGCAAGACCGTGCTGCTGCATGCGGAGCAGGGCTACGGCGACACGCTGCAATTCTGCCGCTACGCGAACCTCGTTCAGGCGAAGGGCGCGACGGTGATTCTGCAAGCGCCGCGCGAACTGGCGACGCTGCTGGCGTCGTTGCGCGACGTGAGTTGCATCGTCAGCGAAGACGATGCAATACCTCCGTTCGATTTTCAGGTTCCGTTGATGAGCCTGCCGCTCGCTTTCCGCACGACGCTCGACACGATTCCCGCGCCGGGCGCTTATCTGCATGCCGACGCGCGGCGGCGCGATGAATGGCGTCGCCGCGTCGATGCCATCGCCACGCCGCACAAGCTGAAAATCGGGCTCGCGTGGTCCGGTAATCCTCGCCATAACAACGACGAAAATCGTTCGCTGTCGTTTGCCGAACTGGCGCCGCTGTTCGCACTCGATGCAACGTTCGTCAGCCTGCAACCGCAAGTGCGCGAGCGCGATCGCGCCGCGCTGGCGGCGAGTCAAGTCGTGTGTTTCGACGACGCGCTTGTCGATTTCGCGGACACCGCGGCGCTGATCGATGCGCTCGATGGGGTGATTACGGTGGATACGTCGGTGGCGCATCTGGCGGGCGCCGTCGGCCGGCCGGTGTGGATTCTGTTGCCGCGCGCCCCCGACTGGCGCTGGTTGCTCGAACGCGACGACAGCCCGTGGTATCCGAACGCGCGTCTGTTCCGTCAGGCCCGGCCGGGCGACTGGCCGGCGGTGATCGAACGGGTTGGAAATGCGTTGCTCGAGATGATGCCGGCGGGTGACGTAGCCGCGGCATAG